The following DNA comes from Moritella sp. 24.
GCATCAATTCTAAGAAGTCATCTGGGTTAAGTTGTTCTACGTTGAATAAACCAGCATCACTCCACTTACCTTGGAAGTAAAGTAGTGCTGCAGTGATTGCAGGAACACCCGTTGTATAAGAAATTGCTTGATGCTCAACTTCTTTATATGCTTCTTCGTGATCACAGATGTTGTATACAAATACGCTACGTGGCTTGCCACCCTTCGTACCACGAACCCATGTGCCGATACATGTTTTGCCTGTGTAACCTTCTGCAAGTGACGTTGGATCCGGTAAGATCGCTTTTAATACTTTAAGTGGCTCAACTGTAATGCCGTCAGTTGTCGTAACTGGAACTTGGCTTAATAAACCGATATCACGCATTACGTTGAAGTATTTAAGGTAGTTATCAGAGAAACCCATCCAGAATTCAATACGTTTTGCAGGAATAAACTCTGCTAATGAACGTACTTCATCATGCGCCATTGAGTAAACTTTTTGTTGTCCAACAACAGGGAAATCAAATTCCATTACGCGGCTATGGCAAGGTACTTGGTGCCATTCTTTGTTCTCGTAGTAGAACGAATCACCTAAGATCTCTAACATGTTTGTTTCTGGATCAAAGTTAGTTGCAAAGCGTTGACCGTGATCACCCGCGTTTACATCCATTACGTCGATGCTGTCGATTTCGTCAAACAAATGCTTGTATGCATACGTTGCAAATACGCTTACGACACCTGGATCAAAACCAGCACCTAGAATACCTGTGATACCGGCTTTTTCGAAGTCTTCACGGAATGCCCATTGTGGATCATAAGCTTCTGGTACTTGCTGGCCTTCGCTACATAGGTCCGTTGCAACAGATGTGTCTAGGTAAGCAGTTTTAGTTGCTACACACGCAGCCATGATTGCTACGTTCACCCATGGAGGACCGGCATTAATGACTAAATCTGGATTTACTTCTTCGATAAGTGCGATTAGCTCATCTTTGTTATCAACGTTGATTTCACGTGATACTAAGCTGCGAGTCTTGTCTTTTAAGTTGTCGCGGTGATGAACGCTTGTGATGATCTTGTCACATTTAGCGATTGTGCGTGAAGCAATTGTAATATCACCAAACACGTCATTGTTTTGTGCACATTTATGCGCAATAACCCAACCAACACCACCAGCACCAATTTGTAATACAGACATATCTATTCCTTAAACTTATTCTTTATTGTTATTTTTTAAATGGTTAACGTATTCTAGATACGCTAACCAATGTTTTATTTATTTCTAAATGGCTTTCGACTTTCTATCACTCTTAAGCGACACTCTATAAACCCTAAGCTATTTGATATAAGCTTGTTCTGCAGCAAAGTCAGCTATCTTAGTAAACAGGCCTTCAAAATCACTTAGCTGTAAACATGGATTCAAAATCGTCAGTTTTAAGCAGGTGTAACCATTAATTTTGGTTTCGCCCAATACTGCTTGTCCTGCTGTTAACAGATCTAAACGTAAACGCTGATTGATCATGCTGATTTCTTCTTCGTGCTCAGTTGTTACATCGTTCTGATTTGTAGATAAATGATTGAACCTGAATAGCACAGTGCTTAATTGTGGTTGTGCAAGCAGGTCAAACTTGTCGGTCGCAATTACTAACGCAGCCACATCTTGCGTTAGACTAATCAGGTGATCGTACATCGCACCAAATTTATCCGTACCTAACGCCTGCATAGACATCAACAGTTTTAACGCATCAAAACGCTTAGTCGTGGCAATAGACTTATCCACCAAGTTTGGTAGTTCGTCAGTTTCACGATTCAGGTAATCAGCGTGATGTAACAAATATTTGAAGTTGTGATTATCACGAATCAACAATGCGCCACAGCTAATCGGTTGGAAGAACAATTTGTGGAAGTCAGTACTGATCGAATCCGCTAGCTCAATACCAGCCAGACGCCCTTTGTGTGAACTTAAGATCAATGCACCGCCATAAGCACCATCAACGTGGAACCACATATTGTGTTGCTCACTGATCGCTGCTATCGCTTGTAAATCATCAATCGCACCAAGGTCTGTGGTACCAGCTGTACCAACCACACAGAATGGGATCAAGTCTTGCGACTCTAGGTCTGCAATCGTTGCGTTTAGCGCGTTAATATCTAAACAACCAAACTCGTCAGTCGCAACAGTAACAACCGCACGTTCACCCAGTCCCATTAACGATGCTGATTTTTGCACGGTAAAATGACTTGTTTGTGAACACAAGATACGTAGCTTTTTCGCGTAACTTGGTAAACCGTCTTTCTGGACGCTTTCACCTGAGATTTGTTCCACTGCGCGATCACGTGCTAATAACAAACCCATTAAATTACTTTGTGTACCACCACTGGTAAACACACCATCAGCGCCATTATTTGTTGCAGACTGCTCAAGGTTATAACCGAATAACTCACATAACCAATCTGTCATTTTCTGTTCTACGTAGGTAGCAGAAGACGCTTGGTCCCATGAATCCATAGATTGATTTAATGCCGAAATAATCGTTTCAGCAGCAAGCGCAGGGATTAACGGTGGTGTGTGTAAATGCGCAATACAGTGCGGATGTTGCACAATAATTGAGTTTTTACCAATGAGGTTAACATTGTTTGAAATGATGTCAGCCAAGGGAGCAATCGGCGCATTACCAATTGGCATTGCCATGATTTGCTCATTCAATGTTGCTGGTTCAAGCCCTGAATACGGTGCTTCAACAGCAGTAAACATCGCTGATAATTCGCGTGCAGAATGCTCGATAGCATTAAGGTAATGCGGCTGTGCTTTAGGATCTAGATGTACGAATACATCAGACCAATCACTATTTTGATTTGAGTTTTGGTTTGAGTTTTTCATCATTCTTCAAATTTTAAATAAAAAAATGCATATTCGAATGCTAAATCACGCTAAAAACGGTTTAACCATTTTTAAAAAGAGTCTAGACAAGCGAACAGATAAGCTGCGCTGGGCAACAGATAGAAAATGCTAAATTTTAGGCAAAGCGGTAAAGCGCTCGCGCTAATCAGAGATCAGAAGTACGGTAGGGAAATACGAAATGTGTGATTAATGATTTGTATCACTGTATTTTAAAGTCCATATAAAAAACAAAATAATCGAGGAGGTCGATTTAATGGCGACAATGTAAGTTAAATGTAATTTAGATGCAAGTAATTTATGTCACAGTAATAATAAATTAACCTGAAAATACAAACAGGTTCAGTTATAACAACTATATAACTAACAAATAGTAGGTAGTTTAAACTATCTTTAGCTTCTAACAGTAGTAATGACACTCAATTTCATTACAGCGTAGTTAAGCCAAGTTAGTCTATGTTCTAAGGGGTGATGATAACAGCGAGCATACAGATTTTATGTTTTTGGGGTTAAAGGAAGATTATTCATTATCAGCCAATTATCAATACCCGGCACCGTTATAGAAATCAATAACTCCCCATCTTCTTCTTTTTTTAACTGGATGAAATATGAACTCAACCCTTTTAGTTGTAGTTTTTCAACATCTATTAATTCAGGTACACAAGGACAACGATGACACACAAAGCGACAAACGGTTCTGACGTCACAGATCGCAGCTTCTTTAATATCGTTAATTAAATTTTTATCGCATAAATATCTAACATTTATAATTCTTGTTTGTAATGATTTAGCCATGATCATCCCTTGCATAAAACTAAGAACAGTTAAAAATATATTCATATAATTAGAGGAAAATAGCCCTCAAGATATGTTCATCATAGTGACCTAATGATTAACTTATTGGTTACCGCGCACGACTCTACCTATACATCTGAAGTAATTAGCCGCTGCAACACAATATAGTACCACCAAATGGATAGTTAAAGTGCTGAATATTTATTTTTGTTTTAATAAAAGACCGAAACGACTTAACGTTATAACGCTAAGCCATTCTTGGATGTGTACTAATTTATACTCTTTTCACAAACTTAGCCGTCACCAACATCTCGCCAACCCCATCAACTTTACAATCTAACTGATGATCTTTGCCTTCAATAATACGTTTAATCACCGCTTTGGTACCGACTTTAAGTATTAACGAGCTACCTTTCACTTTAAGGTCTTTAGCTAACGTTAACTTATCACCTTCTTGCAATTGTGTGCCGTTAGCATCTTTGACAATGAATGTATCCTCAAGCACTTCAGATGAATTCCACTCATGAGCACATTCTGGGCAAATTAACTGGGTTTGATCTTCGTAAACGAATTCAGATTTACATATTGGGCAAGGAGGCAGAGACATAGCGGATTACTTCTTTAATTTAGAGGGACAGGTATAGTAATAGGTCTGTTTTTGCTTTACGAGTAGAATTTAGCGAATGCCTAAATTTCAGCCCATTACCTCTTTAACTCAGGTTTCTATAAACTAATCAATTAGCTCAAAACTATACAAACCATCATGCCCAGCATTAACACTACACTCTTGCCCGTTGATAATAATGCTCAATTTATGCGTACCGAA
Coding sequences within:
- a CDS encoding aspartate aminotransferase family protein codes for the protein MMKNSNQNSNQNSDWSDVFVHLDPKAQPHYLNAIEHSARELSAMFTAVEAPYSGLEPATLNEQIMAMPIGNAPIAPLADIISNNVNLIGKNSIIVQHPHCIAHLHTPPLIPALAAETIISALNQSMDSWDQASSATYVEQKMTDWLCELFGYNLEQSATNNGADGVFTSGGTQSNLMGLLLARDRAVEQISGESVQKDGLPSYAKKLRILCSQTSHFTVQKSASLMGLGERAVVTVATDEFGCLDINALNATIADLESQDLIPFCVVGTAGTTDLGAIDDLQAIAAISEQHNMWFHVDGAYGGALILSSHKGRLAGIELADSISTDFHKLFFQPISCGALLIRDNHNFKYLLHHADYLNRETDELPNLVDKSIATTKRFDALKLLMSMQALGTDKFGAMYDHLISLTQDVAALVIATDKFDLLAQPQLSTVLFRFNHLSTNQNDVTTEHEEEISMINQRLRLDLLTAGQAVLGETKINGYTCLKLTILNPCLQLSDFEGLFTKIADFAAEQAYIK
- a CDS encoding zinc ribbon domain-containing protein YjdM — translated: MSLPPCPICKSEFVYEDQTQLICPECAHEWNSSEVLEDTFIVKDANGTQLQEGDKLTLAKDLKVKGSSLILKVGTKAVIKRIIEGKDHQLDCKVDGVGEMLVTAKFVKRV
- a CDS encoding carboxynorspermidine synthase, whose amino-acid sequence is MSVLQIGAGGVGWVIAHKCAQNNDVFGDITIASRTIAKCDKIITSVHHRDNLKDKTRSLVSREINVDNKDELIALIEEVNPDLVINAGPPWVNVAIMAACVATKTAYLDTSVATDLCSEGQQVPEAYDPQWAFREDFEKAGITGILGAGFDPGVVSVFATYAYKHLFDEIDSIDVMDVNAGDHGQRFATNFDPETNMLEILGDSFYYENKEWHQVPCHSRVMEFDFPVVGQQKVYSMAHDEVRSLAEFIPAKRIEFWMGFSDNYLKYFNVMRDIGLLSQVPVTTTDGITVEPLKVLKAILPDPTSLAEGYTGKTCIGTWVRGTKGGKPRSVFVYNICDHEEAYKEVEHQAISYTTGVPAITAALLYFQGKWSDAGLFNVEQLNPDDFLELMPRIGLTWEVQELDCE